One Kribbella sp. NBC_00662 genomic region harbors:
- a CDS encoding LacI family DNA-binding transcriptional regulator, whose amino-acid sequence MSVSGVNGTGQRRPTMKEVAARAGVALKTVSRVVNEEPNVSPELTAKVQAAIKDLNYTPNESARMLRRGKTGTIAVVIRDIGDPFFASLGRAVELWARSSGSVVMIGLTDEDPEREKDVCLEFVARRPDALIMAPIGETQEYLAPHVDAGMAVVTIDRPAHGIEADAVLADNAGGIDQAIDHLVRQGHRRIAYLGDDERIFTARERVVAYRAAMARHRIEVDEDLVHLSEPTTEGIGITLSAVLDRAEPATALLSANNMTTAEVLRGLAGRRDQVALVSFDDLALGDLLSPGLTAVAQSADVMARTAIQLMTERLPEPHRPGRTVRVPVKLTIRGSGEIPPR is encoded by the coding sequence ATGAGTGTCAGCGGGGTGAACGGGACGGGTCAGCGCCGGCCCACGATGAAGGAGGTCGCCGCCCGGGCGGGGGTCGCACTGAAGACCGTCTCCCGGGTGGTGAACGAAGAGCCGAACGTCAGCCCTGAGCTGACGGCCAAGGTCCAGGCCGCGATCAAGGACCTGAACTACACGCCGAACGAGTCGGCCCGGATGCTGCGGCGCGGCAAGACCGGCACGATCGCGGTGGTCATCCGCGACATCGGTGACCCGTTCTTCGCCTCGCTCGGCCGCGCGGTCGAGCTGTGGGCGCGCTCGTCCGGCTCGGTGGTCATGATCGGGCTGACCGACGAGGACCCGGAGCGGGAGAAGGACGTCTGCCTCGAGTTCGTCGCCCGCCGGCCGGACGCGCTGATCATGGCGCCGATCGGGGAGACCCAGGAGTACCTCGCGCCGCATGTCGACGCCGGGATGGCGGTCGTCACGATCGACCGTCCCGCGCACGGCATCGAGGCCGACGCCGTCCTCGCCGACAACGCGGGCGGGATCGACCAGGCGATCGACCACCTGGTCCGGCAGGGGCACCGCCGGATCGCGTACCTCGGCGACGACGAGCGGATCTTCACCGCCCGCGAGCGCGTGGTCGCCTACCGGGCCGCGATGGCCCGGCACCGGATCGAGGTGGACGAGGACCTGGTCCACCTGTCCGAGCCGACGACCGAGGGCATCGGCATCACGCTGTCCGCCGTCCTCGACCGGGCCGAGCCCGCCACTGCGTTGCTGTCGGCAAACAACATGACGACCGCCGAGGTACTGCGTGGTCTGGCCGGCCGCCGCGACCAGGTGGCGCTGGTGTCGTTCGACGACCTCGCGCTGGGGGATCTGCTCAGCCCGGGCCTGACCGCGGTCGCGCAGTCGGCCGACGTGATGGCACGGACCGCGATCCAGCTGATGACCGAGCGCCTCCCGGAGCCGCACCGGCCCGGACGCACGGTCCGGGTCCCGGTGAAGCTGACGATCCGGGGCTCAGGCGAGATTCCCCCGCGTTGA
- a CDS encoding ribonuclease J, translated as MSHPHPDLDAPGPLTPGALRVIPLGGLGEVGRNMTVFEYDGKLLIVDCGVLFPDENQPGVDLILPDFEPIRDRLDDVVAVVLTHGHEDHIGGLPYLLRERGDIPVVGSQLTLALLEGKLKEHRHRNVPQQIVAEGETLQIGPFICEFVAVNHSIPDALAVAIKTPAGVVLHTGDFKMDQLPLDNRITDLRAFARLGEEGVDLFMVDSTNSEVPGFTTHERDIAPVLDRVFTNAKNQRIIVACFASHVHRVQQVMDAAVKHNRKVAYVGRSMVRNMGVARDLGFLNVPGDTLIDMRELDDYPPERVVLVSTGSQGEPMSALSRIAANDHNVVQLQPGDTVVLASSLIPGNENSVYRVINGLIRHGANVIHKGNALVHVSGHASAGELLYCYNIVKPRNVMPVHGEVRHLHANADLAIQTGVPRENVVVVEDGVVVDLIDRKAVVAGKVDCGYVFVDGSTVGDITETSLKDRRILGDEGFISVIAVMDSVTGKLTAGPEIQARGFAEDDTVFDDLKPKIEAEIEKAIGGGVDDMYQLQQVIRRVVGKWVSDTHRRRPMIIPVVVES; from the coding sequence ATGAGCCATCCCCATCCAGATCTCGACGCGCCCGGGCCTCTGACTCCGGGCGCTTTGCGGGTGATCCCGCTCGGCGGCCTCGGCGAGGTCGGCCGGAACATGACCGTGTTCGAGTACGACGGCAAGCTGCTGATCGTCGACTGCGGCGTACTCTTCCCGGACGAGAACCAGCCCGGCGTGGACCTGATCCTGCCGGACTTCGAGCCGATCCGGGACCGGCTCGACGACGTCGTGGCGGTCGTTCTGACCCACGGCCACGAGGACCACATCGGCGGGTTGCCCTACCTGCTGCGCGAGCGGGGCGACATCCCGGTGGTGGGATCGCAGCTCACGCTCGCGCTGCTCGAGGGCAAGCTGAAGGAGCACCGGCACCGCAACGTGCCGCAGCAGATCGTGGCCGAGGGGGAGACCCTGCAGATCGGCCCGTTCATCTGTGAGTTCGTCGCGGTCAACCACTCGATCCCGGACGCGCTCGCGGTCGCGATCAAGACCCCGGCCGGCGTCGTCCTGCACACCGGCGACTTCAAGATGGACCAGTTGCCGCTGGACAACCGGATCACCGACCTGCGCGCGTTCGCGCGGCTCGGCGAGGAGGGCGTCGACCTGTTCATGGTCGACTCCACGAACTCCGAGGTGCCCGGCTTCACCACCCACGAGCGCGATATCGCGCCCGTGCTGGACCGGGTCTTCACCAACGCGAAGAACCAGCGGATCATCGTCGCCTGCTTCGCCTCGCACGTACACCGCGTCCAGCAGGTGATGGACGCGGCCGTGAAGCACAACCGCAAGGTCGCGTACGTCGGCCGCTCGATGGTCCGCAACATGGGCGTGGCCCGCGATCTCGGCTTCCTGAACGTCCCCGGCGACACGCTGATCGACATGCGCGAGCTGGACGACTACCCGCCGGAGCGGGTCGTGCTGGTGTCGACCGGTTCGCAGGGCGAGCCGATGTCGGCGCTGTCCCGGATCGCGGCCAACGACCACAACGTCGTACAGCTGCAGCCCGGCGACACCGTCGTACTGGCGTCGTCGCTGATCCCCGGCAACGAGAACTCGGTGTACCGGGTGATCAACGGCCTGATCCGGCACGGTGCGAACGTGATCCACAAGGGCAACGCGCTCGTGCACGTGTCCGGTCACGCCAGCGCCGGCGAGCTGCTGTACTGCTACAACATCGTGAAGCCGCGCAACGTGATGCCGGTGCACGGCGAGGTCCGGCACCTGCACGCGAACGCCGACCTCGCGATCCAGACCGGCGTACCGCGGGAGAACGTGGTCGTGGTCGAGGACGGCGTGGTGGTCGACCTGATCGACCGCAAGGCCGTCGTGGCGGGCAAGGTCGACTGCGGGTACGTGTTCGTCGACGGCTCGACCGTCGGCGACATCACCGAGACCTCGCTCAAGGACCGCCGGATCCTCGGTGACGAGGGATTCATCTCGGTCATCGCGGTGATGGACTCGGTCACCGGCAAGCTGACCGCCGGGCCGGAGATCCAGGCGCGCGGGTTCGCCGAGGACGACACCGTCTTCGACGACCTGAAGCCGAAGATCGAGGCCGAGATCGAGAAGGCGATCGGCGGCGGTGTCGACGACATGTACCAGCTGCAGCAGGTGATCCGCCGGGTGGTCGGCAAATGGGTCAGCGACACCCACCGCCGCCGTCCGATGATCATTCCGGTCGTGGTGGAGAGCTGA